The window GCACTGGTGGAACGCTCGTCGACAAACCGGCGGATCACACGCCGTAGCGCGTCCTGTTCGTCGGTGAAGGCGATCTCCACGATCGGTCCTCCTTCTCTGGTCCGGGTGTCAGTCCGTCAGGTAGCTGCGCGGCTCACCCAGGCCCAGCGGGGCTTCGGGCAGGCGTACTGGGCCGTGCTCCCGCGAGGCGAGCAGGACGGTGGCCGTGCCGAAGACCGTGGTCTCGCCGCGCTGGTTGACGCAGTTAACCGACAGGTCGACGAGCGGGCCGAGTTCGGGGTCCACACGTTTGTCGAGGATGCTCCCCTTCACCCACGTGGTGTCGCCCATGTAGTTGAACTTGCGGATCTCGGCGCGCATCGCGTACAGCCACCCATCGTCGCCCGCGAAGTTGGTCAACGCGTGCTGGAGCCAGCACATCCGCATGTAGCCGTAGTCGTACATCATCGGCACTCCGACCCGAGGGCCGAAGGACGGGTCCCAGTGCAAACGCTGCACGACATCCCACGCGCCGTTGTCGTTCTTCTGGTAGAAGGCGGGGATCCGCTTCCGGTTCTTGTAGCCGAGCTTCAGCGCACCGACCGCGTAGCCACCCCAGCCCCAGCCGATGTGCATCGAGATCAAGTCGGTGACGGTCAGCGGGCCCTTGACGACCCCGGGCAGTTCGTCACCGACGACGGCATCTTCCCAGAAAAGCGTGTCCGCGCCACGGACGAACTCGTTCGCGTAAGCATCGTCGATCGCTGCTAGGTCGTCGTCGGTGTACTGAGCCGGTTCGACCGTCTTCAGGACGCCCGCCTTCGCCGCGGTGTCTCGCTCGGTGTGGACGAACCAGTGGTGTTCCCACGCCGTGGTCGCGCCACGATTATTGGTGTAGGTCATCTCGTTGTGCGTCAGAACGGACTTGCCACCGCCGAAGGTCGAGTTCTTTTCCTCGATGTCGGTCATGATCGCCTTCATTTCAAGGCGATCACCCGGGTAGATCGGCTGAAAGAACTTCCATTCACCTCCGGAGTAAAACTGATGCACTCCCCGCAGTGCTCCAGAGGTCGCACGACGGACCTCGTCGGGCATGGCCGGGGAGACGTCATCGCCCATGGTCTGGAAGTACATGGGCGGTGCGATCTGCGCCCGCCAACGGGTCGTACGCCCGTAGTCCGGGTCCGTGAACAGTGGATTGTCGTCGCCGATGCCCTCACTGAAGTGGCGGATCGAGTCCGCGCTCGCGACCGTGTTGTGCAGGAATCGGTAGGGAATGGCGTAGCCGATGCGCTGCCGCATCTTCTCGACGTCTTCCGCGGTGATGCGCCCGTTGGTCACGTGCCGACTGCTTTGCGTCACTCCGTCGATTCCTTCTCTGCGAGGGGTCAATCGGTTCATAAAGCTAACTGTTTATTCGCATGCTCGCAATGGGCGGACACGAACTAGCCGATGCACGCGCCGATCGTGCCCAGATAATCGCGGACGGCCTCGACGAAGGCGTCGTTGTCGTCTGCTGCCGCGGTGTGCGCCGCGCCGGCGACGTCGTAAACGCGCAGCTGCGGCACCAGGGTGCGGAGCTCCTCGACCCCCTCGTCATCCACGATGTCGGAGAGGCGACCACGCACGAGGGCAACGGGGATGGTCAACCTCCGCACGGCGTCTTCCAGCCCACTGCCAGGCGGTCGGGCCTCGCCCGGGACCCTTCCGGCCAGAAACTTGGGGTCCCAATGCCAGACCCAGCGCCCATCCGACCGGCGGCGCAAGTTGTTACGAAGGCCCGGGGTAACGCCGCGCTGCGGCCGGTGGGGCAGATAGCTCGCGATCGCCTCCGCCGCCGCCTCCAACGAGTCGAAGCCGTCCGGGGCCCCCGTCATGAAATCCACGATGCGGCGCACCCCTTCGGGTCGCGCCCGCAGGACCACGTCCACGAGGACGAGTCCACACACACGCTCTGGCCCGAGTTGTGCGGCCACCAGCGCGCCCACCATGCCGCCAAGGCTCGCCCCGACGAGGACGACGGGCAATGCCAACTGCTGCTGCACCTCGACGACATCGGCGGCGAAGGCGGCGACGCTGTAGTCGCCGTCCGGTGCCCAGTCGCTGTCCCCGTGCCCGCGGAGGTCGAGCGCGACACAGCGGGTTCGGGATCGACCGAGAGCGCGCGTCGCGGCGCCCCACGAGTGACGCGTCTGGCCTCCCCCGTGCAGAAGCAGCACCACCGGGTCCCCCGCGCTCCCCGCCGCCGAGGCCGCGAGCCGGACGCCGGCGCCTGCCAGGCTCAAGGTTTCCACTCGGTCAGTCAATCACGCCCATGGTGTAATCGTACAGAGGATTGTACTCTTTATACTGCATCGGGATGCCGGCGGTGGACGCGTCCGCCGGCGGTCACGACACTGCTCGAAGAAGGCGTCTGATCGACAAGGTGGGCACCGTGAAAGTTGAGCTTCGTAAGGACGCATGCCAGGGACACGGGCGCTGCCACGCCCTCGCGCCTGAAGTCTTCAGCCTGGACGATGACGGCTACCTCGAATGGAACGGGCCGACGGAGATCACCCCTGCTGACGAGCGAGCGGCACGCCGGGGGGTCACCGGATGCCCGGAGCGGGCACTGAGTGTGACCAACTGACGGGCTGCAGCGGCGCTGTGATCCCTTCGGGCCATCGTCGTCCTCCTCATGAGCGCTGAGCCGAGGACCGACCCCGTTGCCTTGGCGCGCCATTACTGGCGTCAGCAGGAACTCGGGCCGGGCGAGGGCGCGTTCATCGCGATGAGCTCCGTCCTCCGCTTCCACCGCCTCCTGACCGTGTCGATCGGGGGCGAGCTGAAAATGCATGGGCTCAATCTCACCGACTACCTGCTTCTGATGACTCTGGAGCTATCCGAGGCGGGGGCACGGCCGGTCTCGCGGCTCGCGCGGGCCCTACTCGTCCACGCGACGACGGCGACGCTGGCCGTCGACCGTTTCGAGGCCCGTGGCCTGCTCTCCCGCGGCCCGCATCCCTCCGACCGGCGCGCCACCCTTGTGACGATCTCCACCGAAGGCCGGGCATTGGCACGAAAGGCAACCACGGCTCTGGGCGAGCGCGAATACGGCCCGTCCGGGGACTCCGCCGCGGACCGCGCCGAACTCGTCGAGATCCTTACCCGCCTCCGTGCCGGCACTGGCGGCTGAAGACCGCGAGCGGGGCCCGTCGCGCCATGCCCGAGCCCGGTCGGTCGCCGTCCCCGGCGTGCACTCACGGCGGCGTTGGGTCAGGACGTTGCCTTGGTCACCGGAATCGAGGGGTCGCTCAGCTTTTCGCGGTCCAGAGGGACGGCACGGGCTATCGCCGTCTGCGCTTGCGCATTCTCCCGGGGGAGGTCGCACACCAAGGCCGCACGCAGGCAGCTGGTGCCGGCGTCGAGCCAGAACGCGGTCCACGAGCCGTCGGCCCGCTCCCGCCAGACCAAGCTGTCCTCGAGGGTGTGCCAGCCGACGTACTGCACCTTGTGGCCGAACTGGTCGCTCCAGAAATAGGGAATCGGGTCCGGCGCGTCGTGCTCGTCGATGTCCGGGTCGAGCAGTGCGCCGACAGCGACGGCGGCACCGCTGGCCGCGGAATCCCAGTGCTGTACCCGAAGTCGGGCCTGGTAGCGCGGGGACCAGCGGGCAGCGACGTCGCCGAGCGCAACCACCCCGGGCGCCGCTCGTAGCCGCTGGTCGGTGACCACCCCTCGATCCAGATCAAGCCCGCTGGAATGAAGCCACTGCGTCGCGGGTCGCACTCCCACTCCGCTGACGACCAGATCGGCAGGGACCTCGGAGCCGTCGGAGAGGTGAACCGCGCCGCCTACGACCTCAGTCACGTCCGTGGCGAGTCGCAGATCGATGCCGGCCCACCACTGCTGTAGGCGTTTCCC of the Sporichthya polymorpha DSM 43042 genome contains:
- a CDS encoding alpha/beta fold hydrolase; amino-acid sequence: METLSLAGAGVRLAASAAGSAGDPVVLLLHGGGQTRHSWGAATRALGRSRTRCVALDLRGHGDSDWAPDGDYSVAAFAADVVEVQQQLALPVVLVGASLGGMVGALVAAQLGPERVCGLVLVDVVLRARPEGVRRIVDFMTGAPDGFDSLEAAAEAIASYLPHRPQRGVTPGLRNNLRRRSDGRWVWHWDPKFLAGRVPGEARPPGSGLEDAVRRLTIPVALVRGRLSDIVDDEGVEELRTLVPQLRVYDVAGAAHTAAADDNDAFVEAVRDYLGTIGACIG
- a CDS encoding ferredoxin, which codes for MPAVDASAGGHDTARRRRLIDKVGTVKVELRKDACQGHGRCHALAPEVFSLDDDGYLEWNGPTEITPADERAARRGVTGCPERALSVTN
- a CDS encoding MarR family winged helix-turn-helix transcriptional regulator — encoded protein: MSAEPRTDPVALARHYWRQQELGPGEGAFIAMSSVLRFHRLLTVSIGGELKMHGLNLTDYLLLMTLELSEAGARPVSRLARALLVHATTATLAVDRFEARGLLSRGPHPSDRRATLVTISTEGRALARKATTALGEREYGPSGDSAADRAELVEILTRLRAGTGG
- a CDS encoding FAS1-like dehydratase domain-containing protein is translated as MTNGRITAEDVEKMRQRIGYAIPYRFLHNTVASADSIRHFSEGIGDDNPLFTDPDYGRTTRWRAQIAPPMYFQTMGDDVSPAMPDEVRRATSGALRGVHQFYSGGEWKFFQPIYPGDRLEMKAIMTDIEEKNSTFGGGKSVLTHNEMTYTNNRGATTAWEHHWFVHTERDTAAKAGVLKTVEPAQYTDDDLAAIDDAYANEFVRGADTLFWEDAVVGDELPGVVKGPLTVTDLISMHIGWGWGGYAVGALKLGYKNRKRIPAFYQKNDNGAWDVVQRLHWDPSFGPRVGVPMMYDYGYMRMCWLQHALTNFAGDDGWLYAMRAEIRKFNYMGDTTWVKGSILDKRVDPELGPLVDLSVNCVNQRGETTVFGTATVLLASREHGPVRLPEAPLGLGEPRSYLTD
- a CDS encoding FAD-dependent oxidoreductase translates to MNHVLVVGGGLAGSRMCEELRDRGHSGRITLVSAESHQPYDRPPLSKDVLRGTFSSTTLPVDYAELDVDLLLGVRATELRVADHLMVTDAGEIAYDGIAIATGADAVRLPGDGEQLTLRSIEDSLALRERLRPGARVVIVGASWIGAEVATAARDLGCAVTCLEVDRVPLGRTMGVEVGKRLQQWWAGIDLRLATDVTEVVGGAVHLSDGSEVPADLVVSGVGVRPATQWLHSSGLDLDRGVVTDQRLRAAPGVVALGDVAARWSPRYQARLRVQHWDSAASGAAVAVGALLDPDIDEHDAPDPIPYFWSDQFGHKVQYVGWHTLEDSLVWRERADGSWTAFWLDAGTSCLRAALVCDLPRENAQAQTAIARAVPLDREKLSDPSIPVTKATS